From the Lolium rigidum isolate FL_2022 chromosome 2, APGP_CSIRO_Lrig_0.1, whole genome shotgun sequence genome, one window contains:
- the LOC124690629 gene encoding probable peroxygenase 5, whose protein sequence is MAAAGQRRPSLRAAAPVPLLLLMIVVVSFGSQAAAAGGAPTWTTELQQHVAYFDTDNDGIVTYSETEAGLRRIGLGAISAAAAATLINGVIGPKTRPDNATTSHLDIYIENIQKGIHGSDTGSYDAQGRFVQAKFDEIFIKYAKTEPNALNQTELEEMRHGNRGSNDFSGWAASKAEWDMLYSLAKDKDGFLQKGTARAVYDGSLFVTLAQKNGGSSGGN, encoded by the exons ATGGCGGCAGCCGGACAACGTCGGCCGTCCCTGCGCGCGGCGGCGCCCGTGCCTCTGCTGCTTCTGATGATCGTCGTCGTTTCCTTCG GGagtcaggcggcggcggcgggcggcgctccGACCTGGACGACGGAGCTGCAGCAGCACGTCGCCTACTTCGACACCGACAACGACGGCATCGTCACCTACTCCGAGACAGAAGCAG GGCTTCGTAGGATCGGCCTTGGAGCCATctcggccgccgcggccgccacttTGATCAACGGCGTCATCGGACCCAAGACCAGACCT GACAACGCAACAACGTCGCACTTGGACATCTACATAGAGAACATCCAGAAGGGGATCCACGGGAGTGACACGGGCTCCTACGATGCTCAAGGAAG GTTCGTCCAGGCCAAGTTCGACGAGATTTTCATCAAGTACGCCAAGACCGAGCCCAACGCTCTGAACCAGACGGAGCTGGAGGAGATGCGCCACGGGAACAGGGGGAGCAACGACTTCTCCGGATG GGCGGCGTCCAAGGCGGAGTGGGACATGCTGTACAGCCTCGCCAAGGACAAGGACGGCTTCCTCCAGAAGGGCACCGCGCGAGCCGTCTACGACGGGAGCCTCTTCGTTACGCTCGCACAGAAGAACGGCGGTTCGTCTGGAGGAAATTAA